A genomic stretch from Microtus pennsylvanicus isolate mMicPen1 chromosome 11, mMicPen1.hap1, whole genome shotgun sequence includes:
- the Ndufaf8 gene encoding NADH dehydrogenase [ubiquinone] 1 alpha subcomplex assembly factor 8, with the protein MSANGTVWGRVRNRLRAFPEHLAACGAEASAYGRCVQASTAPGGRLRKDLCAREFEALRSCFAAAAKKT; encoded by the exons ATGTCCGCCAACGGAACCGTTTGGGGGCGCGTGCGGAACCGCCTCCGAGCCTTCCCGGAGCATCTGGCGGCCTGCGGGGCCGAG GCTTCGGCGTACGGCAGGTGCGTGCAGGCCTCCACCGCCCCCGGAGGCCGCCTGAGGAAGGATCTGTGCGCGCGCGAGTTCGAGGCCCTGAGGAGCTGCTTTGCCGCCGCG GCCAAGAAGACCTGA